In a single window of the Olivibacter sp. SDN3 genome:
- the soxC gene encoding sulfite dehydrogenase, which translates to MNKDKKILDTQFPDHIPAVKISRRRMLGGAAALGLALVPDAFGKVIQEAKPIFVPKDPTKVPGVPPGPLGTRSPFEKLKKLPSFTSSRTPLQNLFGTITPSDLHFERNHGGVPTMDPKRYELVIHGMVNKPMSFTLRDLMRFPSFTRICFIECSGNFRSGKAELTPQEICGLTSQSEWTGVMLSTLFREVGVKPQASWFLAEGNDAAVMTRSIPLEKAYEDAMIVYAQNGEALRPEQGYPARLLLPGWEGNTQIKWIRRIEIANQPFMTREETSKYTEKIADGKIRQFSFLMDARSIITFPSYPLRIEKGWVEIRGIAWSGWGKIIQVEISVDEGKTWQAAILQEPVLSKAHTAFHYLWRWNGRGTIVMSRAIDETGYVQPSYRMLSSVRESRGGYHFNPITAWEIKTDGTVWLADNDVL; encoded by the coding sequence ATGAACAAGGATAAAAAGATATTAGATACGCAGTTCCCCGATCATATACCCGCAGTAAAAATAAGCAGACGTCGGATGTTGGGAGGCGCAGCGGCGCTTGGTCTGGCACTAGTGCCAGACGCCTTCGGCAAGGTAATCCAGGAAGCAAAACCAATATTTGTGCCGAAGGATCCGACAAAAGTACCTGGCGTTCCACCGGGGCCTTTAGGTACACGTTCTCCTTTCGAAAAACTGAAAAAGCTGCCATCCTTTACTTCCTCCCGAACACCTTTACAGAATCTTTTCGGCACCATTACCCCTTCAGATCTACATTTTGAGCGTAACCATGGTGGAGTGCCTACGATGGATCCAAAACGGTATGAACTGGTTATTCATGGAATGGTCAATAAACCCATGTCTTTTACATTGCGCGATTTAATGCGATTCCCATCGTTTACACGTATATGTTTCATCGAATGTTCCGGTAATTTTCGTTCTGGTAAGGCCGAATTAACGCCGCAGGAAATTTGCGGTCTAACCAGTCAGAGCGAATGGACTGGTGTAATGTTGTCCACACTTTTCCGTGAGGTGGGGGTGAAACCCCAAGCAAGTTGGTTCTTGGCAGAAGGAAACGATGCTGCAGTCATGACGCGCAGTATCCCTTTAGAGAAAGCGTATGAGGACGCCATGATTGTTTATGCGCAGAATGGAGAAGCTTTGCGTCCCGAACAAGGGTATCCGGCGCGACTACTATTGCCCGGATGGGAGGGAAATACACAGATCAAATGGATTAGGCGTATCGAGATTGCCAACCAGCCTTTTATGACAAGAGAAGAGACCTCGAAATATACAGAGAAAATTGCCGATGGAAAAATCCGACAATTTAGCTTTCTTATGGACGCCCGATCGATTATAACGTTTCCTTCTTACCCACTACGTATAGAAAAAGGATGGGTGGAAATCCGCGGGATTGCATGGAGTGGCTGGGGGAAAATTATACAAGTGGAGATTAGCGTAGACGAAGGGAAAACGTGGCAAGCAGCGATATTGCAGGAACCAGTGCTCAGCAAAGCGCATACCGCTTTCCACTATTTATGGAGATGGAATGGCAGGGGAACAATTGTGATGAGCAGGGCAATAGATGAAACGGGTTATGTTCAACCAAGCTATCGAATGTTGTCTTCCGTAAGAGAGAGCCGAGGCGGATATCATTTTAACCCGATAACTGCTTGGGAGATCAAAACAGACGGCACCGTCTGGTTAGCAGATAATGACGTTCTTTAA
- a CDS encoding c-type cytochrome, whose translation MLENMEAEVEVRSVLIYILFIGLLTACQGNHPKEQASSSYAIPAENIVVRPDENGWPASFDFGSRATKAQIERLDISITPDGKGLPDGMGYAKDGALLFQKKCASCHGETGREGPFDVLVADSASRAATIGNYWPYATTIFDYIRRTMPYNEPGSLTNEEVYQVTAFLLYANGVINRDDEINRQTLPAVEMPAKKHFVADDRRGGPEVR comes from the coding sequence ATGCTGGAAAATATGGAGGCGGAAGTTGAGGTGAGATCAGTCTTGATTTATATATTATTTATTGGCTTATTAACGGCATGCCAAGGAAACCATCCGAAGGAACAAGCGTCTTCATCTTATGCCATTCCTGCAGAAAATATAGTGGTTCGCCCAGACGAAAACGGCTGGCCGGCAAGCTTTGACTTCGGTTCCAGAGCGACGAAAGCACAAATTGAGCGATTAGACATCAGCATTACGCCAGACGGAAAAGGATTGCCTGACGGCATGGGATACGCAAAGGACGGAGCACTTTTATTTCAAAAGAAGTGTGCTTCCTGCCATGGTGAGACGGGAAGAGAAGGTCCCTTTGACGTACTTGTTGCGGATAGTGCATCCCGGGCTGCAACCATTGGCAACTATTGGCCTTATGCGACAACGATATTTGATTATATCAGACGTACAATGCCTTACAATGAACCAGGATCACTGACGAACGAAGAGGTGTATCAGGTTACGGCCTTTTTATTGTACGCGAATGGTGTTATAAACCGAGATGATGAAATTAACCGGCAAACCTTGCCTGCCGTTGAAATGCCCGCGAAGAAGCACTTCGTGGCAGATGATCGTCGTGGCGGACCCGAAGTACGTTAA
- a CDS encoding DoxX family protein, whose protein sequence is MDILNNQDKINWKPYERVLFRFFFIYFILQAVPLDWKYYVRLFQLNWFNLQFQDIFNISRYTPQLLETERSIDFWGIHTFGDWGILTAIALLGGLIWSLFKKKQDNYVGLYYVLRVILRYRLAIGVIAYGFIKLFPLQSPYPSLSDLNTNYGDLSAWRLFSLSLGVAPSFEYFLGAVEIFAGLLLFYRKTVFIGSFIILCFTGNVFLSNLAYEGGETVYSLYLIQFALFLLCYDAPRLFRLLSLERPTYPSIYRPVYPKVWQAKAQLILKSVFILFFVVLYGFKTYAAYQKGPYHYPEQQDADLAGFYDVSRFVFNGTSLPYNRTDSIRWENVVIERWPTLSIKTGKQAQPVISNVELIHPLSEARNFEYAGTVGRHYYRYQLDTMAKTFVMNSLGNNNEQESYKLTFDRHNDRTILLHGTTGKGDSLTITLNKIEKKYLLEEAGKVGRRSRLVL, encoded by the coding sequence ATGGACATTTTAAATAATCAAGACAAGATAAATTGGAAGCCGTATGAACGGGTGCTTTTCCGTTTTTTCTTTATCTATTTTATACTGCAGGCAGTTCCCTTGGATTGGAAATATTATGTCAGACTTTTTCAGTTGAATTGGTTTAATCTGCAATTTCAGGATATTTTTAACATCAGCCGATATACCCCTCAACTATTAGAAACAGAACGAAGTATCGATTTTTGGGGGATTCATACGTTTGGCGACTGGGGAATTTTGACCGCTATTGCCTTACTGGGGGGCTTAATATGGTCTCTATTTAAAAAAAAACAAGATAACTATGTTGGACTATATTATGTGCTTCGTGTCATTCTCCGCTATCGTTTAGCAATTGGTGTGATTGCCTATGGTTTTATTAAATTGTTTCCGTTACAGTCGCCCTATCCTTCCCTAAGTGACCTGAACACAAATTATGGGGATCTTTCAGCTTGGAGATTGTTTTCGCTGAGTTTGGGTGTTGCCCCTTCTTTTGAATATTTCTTGGGTGCTGTAGAAATTTTTGCAGGTCTGCTACTTTTTTACCGCAAAACTGTTTTTATCGGGTCGTTCATTATTTTATGCTTTACAGGAAACGTGTTTTTGTCCAACTTGGCATATGAGGGAGGGGAAACCGTTTATAGTCTTTATCTTATTCAGTTTGCACTGTTTCTACTGTGTTACGATGCGCCACGTTTATTCCGCTTACTTTCGTTGGAACGGCCAACTTATCCCAGTATTTACCGGCCAGTTTATCCAAAAGTATGGCAAGCTAAAGCGCAACTTATATTGAAAAGTGTATTTATTCTTTTCTTCGTTGTACTGTATGGTTTTAAAACTTATGCAGCTTATCAAAAAGGGCCCTATCATTATCCCGAACAGCAGGATGCCGATTTAGCAGGTTTTTATGACGTATCCCGTTTTGTTTTCAATGGTACGTCGTTGCCTTATAATAGAACCGACAGTATACGGTGGGAAAATGTTGTTATAGAACGGTGGCCTACTTTGAGTATAAAAACCGGAAAGCAGGCCCAACCGGTAATCAGCAATGTGGAACTTATTCATCCGCTAAGTGAGGCCAGGAATTTCGAATATGCCGGAACTGTGGGCAGACATTATTATCGTTATCAATTGGATACAATGGCTAAGACCTTTGTAATGAATAGTTTGGGGAATAATAACGAACAAGAGAGCTATAAGCTAACCTTTGATCGGCATAACGATCGTACCATTTTACTGCATGGAACAACCGGTAAAGGAGATTCTTTAACGATTACACTCAACAAAATTGAGAAAAAATACCTGTTGGAGGAAGCGGGCAAAGTTGGCAGAAGAAGTCGTTTGGTATTATAA
- a CDS encoding RagB/SusD family nutrient uptake outer membrane protein: MEPRASISGENIIVDEVSANAALNGVYSALRDYYSVDFQSIAYLSGDNIQWTGSQSQVQEFINHRVNAENPTVSSSWNGIYVAINRANQVIYDVSVLADDVISENVKNRIAGEAYFIRALAYFDLARTWGGVPLITTPTQSVEDNSGIPRSTQAETYAQALADLEIAETLLPENTNRFQATRKTAWALKARYYLYNQDWQQTIDYASRLIDDRANYELLEPYYAFFAEGVTGTRESVFEIFYNANELNPHRGQWQPQQNGGTRQWAPNDTFASLLNDPLTGGTRSALVARDNQNRWYGNLYYRSPATDPTYVIRIAELYLIRAEAYAGLGQLENALTDLNAIRHRANLADSEAATANEILLAIENERRLEFGLEAHRWFDLVRTGRAAAVLGVTDSDRYLMPIPAEQLLTDQALEQNPGY, encoded by the coding sequence GTGGAACCCAGAGCATCTATTTCAGGCGAAAATATTATTGTGGATGAAGTTTCGGCAAATGCAGCATTGAATGGGGTATACAGTGCTCTACGCGATTATTATAGTGTCGATTTCCAGTCTATTGCCTATCTTTCTGGGGATAATATCCAATGGACAGGATCACAGTCGCAAGTACAGGAGTTCATCAATCATCGGGTAAATGCAGAAAATCCTACTGTTTCTAGTTCCTGGAATGGCATTTATGTAGCGATTAACCGCGCTAATCAAGTCATTTATGACGTATCCGTGTTGGCCGATGATGTGATATCGGAAAACGTTAAGAACAGAATAGCTGGCGAAGCCTATTTCATTCGAGCGCTTGCTTATTTCGACTTAGCCCGAACTTGGGGCGGTGTCCCGCTTATTACAACGCCTACACAATCGGTTGAGGACAATTCCGGGATTCCACGTAGTACACAAGCGGAAACATATGCACAGGCCTTAGCTGATTTAGAAATAGCAGAGACCTTACTTCCTGAAAACACAAACCGTTTTCAGGCGACACGTAAAACGGCATGGGCTTTGAAGGCCAGATATTATCTCTACAATCAAGATTGGCAACAGACAATAGATTATGCTAGCCGCCTGATAGATGACAGGGCAAATTATGAGTTATTAGAACCTTATTATGCATTCTTTGCGGAAGGTGTTACCGGGACTCGCGAATCTGTTTTTGAAATTTTTTATAATGCCAATGAATTGAACCCCCATCGTGGCCAATGGCAACCACAGCAAAATGGAGGTACTCGCCAATGGGCGCCTAACGATACTTTCGCGTCTTTATTGAATGATCCCTTAACGGGCGGAACACGGAGCGCATTGGTGGCCAGAGATAACCAAAATCGATGGTATGGCAATCTCTATTATCGTAGCCCTGCTACAGATCCAACCTATGTCATTCGCATAGCGGAACTCTATCTGATTCGTGCAGAAGCTTATGCAGGGCTTGGGCAATTAGAAAACGCTCTGACAGACTTAAATGCTATCCGGCATCGGGCAAATTTAGCGGATAGCGAAGCTGCCACGGCAAATGAAATATTATTAGCTATCGAAAATGAAAGGCGTTTAGAATTCGGCTTAGAAGCACATAGATGGTTTGATCTGGTGCGTACCGGACGGGCTGCAGCGGTATTAGGAGTCACCGATTCCGACCGGTACTTGATGCCCATTCCAGCGGAGCAATTATTAACAGATCAAGCACTTGAACAGAATCCGGGTTATTAA
- a CDS encoding TonB-dependent receptor, which yields MQIQVTVWQRLAYIFLFMAVYYADDQALSAQTKPLINSTLNGVVLDSLTREPLPGALVHIEGTTHNASTDEDGKFNFVTGQKFPYTLIISYVGYDQKKLVVDDEKVEILLKPGFNQLNDVVVVGYTTQQRRNLIGSITKIDPAETKDIPVGGIDAQLQGKVAGVQISSNTGVPGEAVNVRLRGATSINASNDPLYVVDGVFLNTTSLQTLNTGGKATSPIADINPADIESVEVLKDAEATSLYGSRGANGVIIITTKRGNYNQKPRINVNASQGIAKAVKLWDLTTGPEHAELVNEYNRNIGQPEPFRPIDDVINGVAGRGLQEEQQTYDRLGEAFRTASLTNADIAVSGGSSATRYYVGGGFNKQESILKPISFDRVSFKVNLDQKINDRVQIGTSNSLSRTGRNQARAGDGPQGGLLQAALHTPTYLSPYNEEGVLVGRAGFDNLSLLLENYDVNTTSLRYIGNIYADIELLPDLKFRSTFSIDYNNYNESEYWNNQLIAGSPDGLATSAIGQATTWINEQTLTYRKTWNEKHAFGVLLGNTLQGSTLERTSATGRGFASNDFKLISSAANSTSSQDWEKYNLASFFGRIDYGFADKYLIDFSIRADGSSRFGSADPWGFFPAVGAAWRVKQENFLKDVSAINDLKIRVSYGSTGNQNGIDAFAARRLWSGIDASYQGIPGISPLQLPNTALRWERTDQLNIGIDAALFNEALDVSFNVYDKYTKDGLLPVTLAATTGFNSYTANAAEISNRGFELAINSWNIRKQDFTWQTNFNISRNVNKIEKLDNPLYYGSRDLILFQQGHPLYSFWVYNQLYVDPQTGDAVYEDVNEDGRITTDDRKIMGDIWPDFFGGLTNTLTYKNFDLSAFLVFSYGNEIYNHNRFFGEGGGARDDARVIFASNLDRWQQPGDITDVPRSDGVNVNNYRDGGSRWLEDGSYLRLRSLTIGYTVPEHIADRLHIERLRFYLQANNLFTWTNYSGLDPEAAASSSPNEQGIDLGTPPQPRSFQLGINLTL from the coding sequence ATGCAAATACAGGTAACGGTGTGGCAAAGATTAGCTTACATTTTTCTTTTTATGGCAGTTTATTACGCAGACGATCAAGCGCTATCCGCCCAAACCAAACCTCTAATCAATTCCACTTTAAATGGTGTTGTGCTGGATTCTTTAACAAGAGAACCGCTACCAGGAGCTTTGGTACATATTGAAGGTACAACCCATAACGCCTCTACCGACGAAGATGGTAAATTTAATTTTGTGACAGGGCAGAAATTTCCCTACACATTGATCATCAGTTATGTTGGCTATGATCAAAAAAAGCTTGTTGTTGATGATGAAAAAGTAGAAATCTTATTGAAACCCGGGTTCAATCAATTGAATGACGTAGTCGTGGTAGGTTATACTACACAACAAAGACGCAATTTGATTGGTTCAATTACAAAAATTGATCCAGCGGAAACAAAAGATATTCCGGTAGGAGGTATCGATGCCCAGCTACAAGGAAAAGTGGCAGGTGTTCAGATTTCAAGTAATACGGGTGTGCCAGGAGAAGCTGTAAATGTGCGCTTGAGAGGAGCTACGTCCATTAATGCCAGCAATGACCCATTATATGTAGTGGATGGTGTTTTCTTGAATACCACCAGTTTACAGACCCTAAATACCGGAGGGAAGGCAACTTCTCCAATCGCCGACATTAATCCAGCGGATATAGAAAGTGTTGAAGTGTTGAAGGATGCAGAGGCAACTTCACTTTATGGTTCCAGAGGCGCTAATGGGGTGATTATTATTACGACTAAGCGTGGAAACTATAATCAAAAACCAAGAATCAATGTGAATGCTTCCCAAGGGATTGCAAAAGCCGTAAAATTATGGGATCTGACTACTGGACCGGAACATGCCGAACTGGTTAATGAGTATAATCGTAATATTGGACAACCAGAGCCTTTTAGACCAATTGATGACGTAATTAATGGCGTTGCCGGCAGAGGTCTGCAGGAGGAGCAGCAAACGTACGATCGTTTAGGTGAAGCTTTTCGTACCGCTTCACTTACCAATGCGGATATTGCTGTAAGTGGCGGTTCAAGTGCTACACGATACTATGTGGGGGGAGGTTTTAATAAGCAAGAATCTATACTCAAGCCGATAAGTTTTGACCGGGTTAGTTTTAAAGTGAATCTTGATCAAAAAATAAATGATCGGGTGCAGATCGGAACCAGTAATAGCTTATCACGTACGGGCAGAAATCAAGCCCGCGCAGGTGACGGTCCGCAGGGCGGTTTGTTGCAAGCAGCTTTGCACACACCGACTTACCTTTCTCCCTATAATGAAGAGGGGGTGTTGGTGGGGCGTGCAGGCTTCGATAACTTAAGCTTACTGCTGGAAAATTATGACGTGAATACCACCAGTTTGCGCTATATTGGTAACATATATGCGGATATTGAGTTATTGCCCGATCTAAAATTTCGTTCTACCTTTAGCATTGACTATAACAATTATAACGAATCCGAATATTGGAACAATCAATTAATCGCGGGAAGTCCTGACGGTCTGGCAACCTCTGCGATCGGCCAGGCTACTACCTGGATCAACGAACAGACTTTGACCTACCGCAAGACATGGAATGAAAAGCATGCATTTGGTGTGTTATTGGGCAATACCTTACAGGGGTCGACGCTTGAACGTACTTCGGCAACGGGAAGAGGCTTTGCTAGCAATGATTTTAAGTTGATTTCCTCTGCTGCCAATAGCACCAGCAGTCAGGATTGGGAAAAGTATAACCTTGCTTCTTTTTTTGGGCGAATTGATTATGGCTTTGCAGATAAATACTTAATTGACTTCTCTATCAGGGCAGATGGATCCTCCCGCTTTGGTTCGGCAGATCCTTGGGGCTTTTTCCCAGCAGTAGGTGCTGCTTGGCGTGTCAAGCAAGAAAATTTTTTAAAGGATGTATCAGCGATAAATGACCTGAAGATTCGTGTTAGTTATGGAAGCACGGGTAATCAAAATGGTATTGACGCCTTTGCAGCCCGCCGATTATGGTCGGGAATTGACGCATCTTATCAAGGTATTCCAGGCATTTCACCATTACAATTACCTAATACTGCTTTACGTTGGGAACGTACTGACCAATTGAATATCGGAATAGACGCGGCCTTATTCAATGAGGCTTTGGATGTATCATTTAATGTATATGATAAGTATACCAAAGATGGCTTATTACCGGTTACTTTGGCTGCAACAACAGGCTTTAACAGTTATACCGCTAATGCCGCGGAAATCAGCAATAGGGGTTTTGAATTGGCGATAAATAGCTGGAATATCCGTAAACAGGATTTTACCTGGCAAACAAATTTTAATATTTCCCGAAATGTCAACAAAATTGAAAAGTTGGATAACCCATTGTATTATGGCAGCCGTGATCTGATCTTATTTCAGCAGGGACATCCTTTGTATTCTTTTTGGGTATACAACCAATTATATGTTGATCCACAAACGGGCGATGCGGTATATGAAGATGTAAATGAAGATGGACGTATTACAACTGACGACCGAAAGATTATGGGTGATATTTGGCCGGATTTTTTTGGTGGTCTAACCAACACTTTGACGTATAAAAATTTCGACCTTTCCGCTTTTCTTGTTTTTTCATATGGTAATGAAATTTACAACCACAATCGTTTTTTTGGAGAAGGAGGTGGAGCTCGGGATGACGCTCGGGTGATATTTGCTTCCAATTTAGACAGATGGCAGCAGCCCGGTGACATTACCGATGTGCCGCGTTCGGATGGAGTGAATGTGAACAATTATCGTGACGGGGGGAGCAGATGGCTGGAAGATGGTTCTTATTTGCGTTTACGTTCGTTGACCATAGGATATACGGTACCAGAACATATCGCCGACCGCTTACACATAGAACGTTTACGTTTCTATTTACAAGCGAATAATTTGTTTACATGGACAAATTACTCAGGTCTTGATCCTGAAGCAGCTGCTAGCAGTTCGCCGAATGAACAGGGAATTGACTTAGGTACCCCCCCGCAACCGAGGAGTTTTCAATTAGGTATCAATTTAACGCTTTAA
- a CDS encoding transferrin receptor-like dimerization domain-containing protein, with translation MNVHLKRLLPLLCLMLRTFAHLNAQQENQLEQRFDTLLEKESIGTNIKNLSAYPHHLGSARGKEVAEEIYQWFNNYGWDVEIETFHVLFPTPLERKLELIEPTTYTAILKEPAVDGDASSSQEGQLPTYNAWGADGDVTAPLVFVNYGLPADYEQLERLGVDVKGKIVIAKYGNSWRGIKPKVAYEHGAVGCIIYSDPKEDGYYQGDGYPEGPFKNEHTVQRGSVMDMVLYPGDPLTPGIGATKEAKRLRREEATTILKIPVLPISYHDAQPLLAALDGPVAPDSWRGALPITYRLGGGKAKVHLKIKQSWDIVPAYNVIAKITGDVYPDQWVIRGNHHDAWVNGTDDPVSGLAALLEEAKAIGSLVKQGFRPKRTLIYCAWDGEEQSLLGSTEWVEHHADELRQKAVAYINSDGNSRGFFNAGGSHAFKALVTDISKEVRDPLTDRPVYDRKLASTVLSTSSRHKKQELLQQDQYALQALGTGSDYSAFLQHLGIPSLNFAFGGESSAGDYHSIYDSYDHYIRFKDPDFSYGVALSQAAGRAVLRISEANILPFDFRGLHEAIKTYAKEIKTQADELRQAYESENKLISDSIYLMAADPKKEFVTPKSKLPVPPLSFENLFVAIDSLGMAASQLAERQSNFKGDEQALSVENAKLFQAEKALLLPNGLPRRPWYKHSIYAPGFYTGYGVKTLPGVKEALEEGHYEELEQQMEALIGTIQNLTKRLHDIFV, from the coding sequence ATGAATGTACATTTAAAACGGCTTCTGCCACTCTTATGTTTAATGCTGAGAACCTTTGCGCATTTAAATGCGCAACAGGAGAATCAACTCGAGCAGCGTTTCGATACTTTATTGGAAAAAGAGAGCATAGGCACCAATATAAAAAACTTATCTGCTTACCCACATCATCTAGGATCAGCTAGAGGTAAGGAGGTGGCTGAAGAAATTTATCAATGGTTCAATAATTATGGATGGGATGTTGAAATAGAAACTTTCCACGTGCTTTTTCCGACCCCATTGGAAAGAAAATTAGAGTTAATCGAACCAACAACTTATACAGCTATTTTAAAAGAACCCGCTGTAGACGGAGATGCTTCCTCAAGCCAAGAGGGGCAATTGCCAACCTATAATGCATGGGGGGCGGATGGCGACGTGACAGCTCCGTTAGTATTTGTTAATTATGGCTTACCCGCTGATTACGAGCAATTAGAACGTTTAGGGGTAGATGTAAAGGGTAAAATTGTAATCGCCAAGTATGGCAATAGTTGGAGGGGGATAAAACCTAAGGTGGCTTATGAACACGGGGCAGTAGGATGCATTATCTATTCTGACCCCAAAGAAGATGGTTACTATCAGGGAGATGGCTACCCTGAGGGGCCTTTTAAAAACGAACATACGGTGCAGCGGGGATCTGTAATGGATATGGTACTTTATCCCGGTGATCCATTAACACCTGGAATAGGTGCAACCAAAGAAGCTAAACGTTTGAGAAGGGAAGAGGCTACTACAATTCTGAAAATTCCGGTACTGCCTATTAGCTACCATGATGCCCAACCTTTGTTAGCGGCTTTAGATGGCCCTGTAGCTCCAGACTCTTGGCGGGGAGCTTTACCTATTACCTATAGATTGGGTGGTGGAAAAGCAAAGGTACATCTCAAGATTAAACAAAGTTGGGATATTGTGCCCGCTTATAATGTAATTGCAAAAATCACAGGTGACGTATATCCTGATCAATGGGTTATAAGAGGTAATCATCACGATGCATGGGTAAACGGGACAGATGATCCCGTGAGTGGATTGGCGGCGTTACTTGAAGAAGCTAAAGCGATCGGATCTTTGGTGAAACAAGGGTTTAGGCCCAAACGCACTTTGATATATTGTGCGTGGGATGGAGAAGAACAGTCGCTATTAGGCTCAACCGAATGGGTGGAGCATCATGCGGATGAATTGCGGCAAAAGGCTGTTGCTTACATCAACAGTGATGGTAATAGCAGGGGGTTCTTTAACGCTGGTGGTTCGCATGCATTCAAAGCTTTGGTTACCGACATTTCAAAAGAAGTGAGGGATCCGTTAACTGATAGACCTGTCTATGATCGCAAATTGGCAAGCACGGTATTATCTACCTCCTCACGCCATAAAAAACAAGAGCTGTTACAGCAAGACCAGTATGCCTTACAAGCTTTGGGTACTGGATCTGACTATTCCGCATTTTTACAACATCTTGGTATTCCCAGTCTTAATTTTGCTTTTGGCGGTGAAAGTTCCGCTGGAGATTACCATAGCATTTATGACTCGTACGATCATTATATTCGCTTTAAAGATCCTGATTTTAGTTATGGCGTAGCTTTATCGCAAGCTGCTGGTCGTGCCGTGTTGCGTATTTCGGAAGCAAATATTTTACCCTTCGATTTTCGAGGATTACATGAGGCGATCAAAACGTATGCAAAAGAAATAAAAACGCAAGCTGACGAACTACGTCAGGCATATGAATCTGAAAATAAACTCATCAGTGATTCTATTTATCTGATGGCGGCCGATCCCAAGAAAGAGTTTGTGACACCGAAATCTAAACTGCCGGTACCACCCCTTTCGTTTGAGAACTTATTCGTAGCGATAGATAGTTTAGGGATGGCTGCATCTCAATTAGCGGAAAGACAAAGTAACTTTAAAGGAGATGAACAAGCATTGTCTGTTGAGAATGCAAAACTTTTTCAGGCGGAGAAAGCCCTACTATTACCAAACGGTCTTCCAAGGCGACCGTGGTATAAACACAGTATTTATGCTCCCGGTTTTTATACTGGCTATGGAGTGAAAACACTTCCTGGTGTAAAAGAGGCATTGGAAGAAGGGCATTATGAAGAACTGGAGCAGCAGATGGAGGCACTTATAGGTACGATACAAAACCTCACAAAAAGACTCCATGATATCTTCGTTTAG